The Rhododendron vialii isolate Sample 1 chromosome 3a, ASM3025357v1 nucleotide sequence GAAATCGGCAATGACACCCTTCGATGGGATTCTATTTTTGTTCGATGTGAAACATAacttaagaagaaaaaaaaatgatattcgcGCACATTTTTTTGGTGCATGTGTTTCACTTTCAATgtgaaattaaaaattaaactttGTCCTTAAGGGAAGGGagtactttcttttttgataattacacttccttttttaatttttagtgttgaaatatgtatgtatttttttattaaaagataataaaaagagttggatatcaaaaaatgaaaggtagaaatcaattccccaTATAATAGAGGATTGTTCAACTCTCTTGTGGTAATTAAAGGAAAGCCAAttgagaaatgattttttatctgGGTCATTTTTTAATATTGCAATTTGtacacttccttttttgagGCCGTGtttttatgaatttaacttaaacttaatttaaatttgagaattttgtccttatttgaattttttccgtatttgttagttttgcgctaaatgTTTGTAGGTTAtggattcgtctcgatgagagaaattagaaaggtaattttttattacttttactcaagtattttgaaaaataacaactttttagcaaaaaaagtcattttttgcgctaaaaagtggttatttctcaaaatatttgggtaaaagtaaaaaaaaaaaattatttttctgatttttctagTTGAGACGAATccataacccacaaaagtttagcgcaaaattaacaaatgcgaaaaaaattcaaataaggacaaaattttcaaatttaagtttagttcataagaacgcagccTAAGCCCACAAAAACATGAATTTGGAAAATGCCATGATATTTTCCTCAAAAACATAATCAAAAGTCCAAATAACGGAAACAACTTCTCTAAAGATTACAAACTATAGATAGGTTTTTTATGGGTATTTTTTGTGCCACCGAAGCATGTTGTGCATATTGTTACGTTAAGTAGCAATGTAGCATACCTTTTGCTTAGTGAGACTATTGAATGGTGtacaaaagttcaaaaattattctCCGAAACATTACGTACTTTTCAGAAAAGATACATACAGCAACATTTGTATTAACAATTGTACAAACTCTCATATGGATAGTATGTGCGATTGAGGGACCTGCTGCCTTGCCCCCAAGTCACAGCAGGGCCAGCAGACCCCCAAACCTTATTTATCCAAATTTATACAAGACAGTTTAtcattttataaaaacatgGACCATAACTCTCCTGTGCAAAGCTAAAACAAACCTCAGAGCATCAAAAAGTCCCTCAAGTATGCCTTAAGAAGtgtaaagaagaaagagaaaaaaggattTAGGTGACAGAATATGCATTGCCCTGATACCCTTTAACCGGTAAGAGCAGAGTTCATGGCACTGTGTACATCAACACCAATTTGGGCCTCAGCTTTCTCCCAATCTGTGGATGCGGAGTTTAGCTTCTGAGTGAACTCAGAAAGACCCTTCTGGACCTGGACTGGGTCGATGCGGTCAAGCGGCACGGCCTCAATGGCAACTATATCTGCAAAAGAGTTAGCGTGAATAAGCGCAAACCCGCTACTGACAAAGCACTTGGTCACTTCACTGCCTTCGTGAACCGATAGAACTCCTGGTTTCAACTGTGCAATCGTGGCTACATGCCCAGGGAGGATACCTATCTGTCCAGTTGTTGATGGAATGATGACCAAGTCAACCTGCAAATGGAATGAAAACCCATGAAACTTGAAGTATCatgttctctttctttcttttattttttttccaatggcGGACGCATGATTTGTACTTGCAGCCCAAACCACATGTACTTCTACATTAATAACAACAAATACAGGcgataatttattttgttacttGTTAGTTCTGATAAAGAGGTGAGATTGATTATATATACAGAGCTATCAATTAGTTTTACACCTGAGAGCGGAAAATATATTGCTGATTATTTGgtaatttagggttttttttttcacacagAGATCATAATTCTACGAATTCTTTTTTCACCCACAGGACTTGCAAGAACCGATCTCATAGAACTTTCTTCAAATTTACtt carries:
- the LOC131320680 gene encoding ATP synthase subunit delta', mitochondrial-like; translation: MFRLSHRFVSRATVAANWCRRQLSTDIPAEIEGDSPFVQAWKKIIRNLEPPKTPSAFMKRRPPPPSFIPSKLTVNFVLPYSSELSNKEVDLVIIPSTTGQIGILPGHVATIAQLKPGVLSVHEGSEVTKCFVSSGFALIHANSFADIVAIEAVPLDRIDPVQVQKGLSEFTQKLNSASTDWEKAEAQIGVDVHSAMNSALTG